The Sandaracinus amylolyticus genomic interval CCTCGAGCCGCGAGATCTCGAGCACGTTCTCGACCAGGCGCGTCAGCCGCACGCTCTCGGTCGCGATCTCCCGATACACACGAGGCCGGCGCGCGTCGTCGACGAGATCGTCCTCGAGCATCTCGGCGTGCATGCGGATCGTGGTGAGCGGCGTGCGCAGCTCGTGGCTGACCGCGCTCACGAACGCGCTGCGCTGCATCGCGAGCTCCTCGGCGCGCCGCGAGGCACGCGCGATCGCCAGCGCCGCCGCCGCGACCGCGAGCACGAGCCCGATCAGCGCGCCGACCTGCCACCGCATCTCGCCGTCGAGCGCGGCGATCGACGCCGCGATCGATGTGTGCTCGAAGCACAGATCGAGGCCGTGCAGCGTCTCGCTCGCGGGGCGCCGCAGCGCGCACGTCGCGTCGCGGTCGGCCTCGATCACGCGCGGCGCCGGTCCGCCCGCCGAGACCCGCGCGATCACCTCGGGCACCCAGCGCGACGCGATCGCCGCGCGATCGAGCACCACGCCCTGCAGCACCGCCGCGCCCTCGTGCGAGACGACGCGCGTGAGCACGACCGCGTCGTCGTCGGCGCGCCACTGCATCGGCGTGTAGTCGACCTCGATCGACGTGGGCACGAGCGGCGGTCCGTCGGGGACGGGAGCCGGCACGGGCTGCTGCGGCGGAGGACGCGCGGCGCCGCGCGACTGCTGGAGCTCGTCGAGCGCGACGCTGCGGCGCGTGGTCACCGGCGCCTGCCGGCCGCGCCGCGAGATGCGCTCGAACGCGCCCACGTCGCCTGCCTGGGCCTGCTGGATCTCGTTCGCGAGCGACACCGCGTCCGCGTTGAGCGCGACCGTCACCGGCGCGTTCGCATCGCTCTGCAGCGCGCGCCACGCGTCCGCGAGGAGCACCGGCTCGGCGACGCTCGGCCGCGCGCGCGCGACGAGCTGACCCGCATCGCGACCGCGCACCAGCGCGCGCAGATCGGCGAGCGCATCGCTGCGCGCGAGCGCGCGCACCCGCGCGGCCTCGGGCGGGCCCTCTTCGTCGGGCGTCGCGGTCCACGGCGTGCGCACCGTCCCATCGGGATCGACCTGGAACCAGCCGATCACCCGCTCGTCGCGAGGCCCGGCGGCGAGCGGCGAGACCGCGACGGGATCGCTGATCGCGAGCACGTCGGGCGGGCTGTAGTAGTGGTTGTAGAGATAAAAAGGACGCTCGTCCTCGCGACGTCGCAGCTCCTCGAGCCCTTCGTCGACCGCGCCGCGCACCGCCGCGGCGACACCCTCGAGCCGTCCTTCGATCTCGCGCACCCGCGACGCGCGCTCGCGCGCCGACGCCGCGAGCCACCCGACGCCGAGCAGCACCGTCGGCAGCGCGACGCCGAGCGCGAGCCAGCGCGCGCGCGACCTGCTCATTCGTCGAGCTCTCCTCCGAGCGCGAGGCGATAGCCGCGCCCGCGCACGGTCGCGATCCACGCCTCGCCGCCCGGCACCGCGCGCAGCTTCGTGCGCAGCTGCTGCACGTGCACGTCGACCGTCCGGGTGCGCACCGTTCCGTCGCGATAGCCCCACACGTCGACGAGCAGCTCCTCGCGCGTCACCGCGCGATGCGCGCGCGCCGCGAGGTACTCGAGGAGCGATCCCTCGCGCGCGGTCAGGCGCATCGTCGCAGGAGAATCGGCGCTCGCGTCCCATCGGACCTCGAGCGCGTCGAGATCGATCGTCGCGCCCGCGATCGCGATGCGCCGCGGCGCGCCGCTCGTCGTGCGCGGCCTGCGCAGCAGACCCTTCGCGCGCGCGACGAGCTCGCGGATCCCGAACGGCTTGGTCACGTAGTCGTCGGCGCCGTGCTCGATGCCCGCGACGACGTCCTCCTCGGCGCCCTTCGCGGTGAGCACCAGCACCGGCGTGTCGTCGCCCCGCGCCCGCACCCGCCGCAGCACCTCGAGCCCGGGCACGCCGGGGATCATCAGATCGAGCACCACCAGATCGACGCGCGAGGCCGCGAGCGACTCGAGCGCGCTCGCGCCGTCGGCCACGCCCGACGCGTCCCAGCCCTGCGCGCGAAAGAGCGCGAGCAGCCCGTCGAGGATCGGCGCCTCGTCCTCCACCACCAGCACGCGCGGAGTCGTCGTCATCGCTGCGCCGATCATCCACGTTCTACGCGCACCGCGCGCGCCCGATCCGTAAGTCTTCGGTAAAGGCCGTTCTTACGGAACCCTGACGAGCGCGCGCCGCGCGCGATCCCAGGCTCGGAGCGAGGAGGCCTCGATGACCCATCGCATCCGATCGCTCGCGCTCCCGCTCGTGCTGCTCGCGCTCGCCACGACGTCGGCCGTCACGTCACTCGCGCTCGCCGAGCGCGAGCGTCACCACGCCGACGATCCCGACTCGCTCGCGCGGCGCGCGGTCGATCCCGATCCCGACGTCGCAGAGCCCGCGATCGCGTCGCTGCGCGCGCTCGGTCCCGCGGGGCACGCCGCGCTGCTGCGCGTCCACGCCGCGGCGATCACCACGCTGCGCGACGCACCGCCGCTCGCGCCCGACGACGCGACCGAGCGGCTGCGTCGCGCGATCGACGTGGTGAGCGCGCAGCGCGACGGCCACGCGAGCGGCCTCTACTGGCACACCGACCTCGACACCGCGCGCGCCGAGGCGCGCCGCACCGGGCGTCCCATTCTCTCGCTGCGGCTCCTCGGTCGTCTCGACGAGGAGCTCTCGTGCGCGAACAGCCGCTTCTTCCGCACCGTGCTCTATCCGAATGCGGCCGTCGCGCGCGTGCTCTCGGAGCGCTTCGTGCTGCACTGGTCGAGCGAGCGCCCCGCGCCGGTCATCACGATCGACATGGGCGACGGCCGTCGCATCGAGCGCACCGTCACCGGCAACAGCGTCCACTACGTGCTCGACGCCGATGGCCGCCCGATCGACGCGATCCCCGGGCTCTACGCGCCCGCGCAATTCACCGCCGCGCTCGAGCGCGGGCACGCCCTCGCGACGCGCTGCGCTCCGCTCGCGCGCGACGCGTTCGACACCTGCCTGCGCGACGGGCACGACGCCGAGCTCGCCGAGCTCGAGCGCAGCTGGGAAGAGCGCCGCGCGAGCGCGCCCGAGCTCCCGCTCTACGCCGCGCTCCAGCTCTCCGATCCCGGCGCCATCGACCAGGCGCGCGTCGCGGCGCCGAGCGCGCTCGTCGCGATGCCGATCACCGTGGGCAAGGCCGCGATCGAGACCCCGATGATGCGGCTCATGGCGCGCGACGTCGCGCGCGTCACCACGCCGCCGCCCATTCGCTGGGAGCTCGCCGCGACCGCCGACGTGCTCGACGCGCGCCCCGACGCGCGCACGCTCGCGCTGCTGCGCCTCAAGACGGGGCGTCGCGACGTCGACGCGCTCGCCGCGCGCCTGGCCTCGGTCGCCGCGATCGACGGCGCGCGCAACGAGGTGACGCTGCATCGTCGCGCGCGCGGCCTGCTGCGCACCGCGCCCGGGCTCACCGTGCTCAACGAGCGCGTCTACGCCGAGCTCTTCCTCACGCCCGCGAGCGATCCCTGGCTCGGGCTGCGCGCCGACGACCTCTGGGACGCCCTCGAAGTGCCGGCTGGCGCGCGGGCCGAGCGCCGCGAAGAGACGCGTTGATCCGCGTGGCGCAGCGCCACGCCGCCCGCGTGACGCCCGCGAAGTCGGGCGCTATGGTCCCCGACTATGTCCGACCGCGATGCGCGCGAAGAGCTCAACGACCTGCTGAACGGCGCGGTCGAGGTGGCCGCCGAGATGCTCGAGCAAGAAGGCGAGTTCGAGCCGTTCGCGCTCGCGCTCCGCAAGGACGGCGAGATCATGCACCTCTCACCCGACGAGGAGGGAGAGGACGAGCGCGAGCCCGAGCAGGTCGTCGAGAGCCTGCGCAAGACGCTGCGCGAGTCGCGCGAGGACTATCGCGCCGTCGCGGTCGTCGCCGACGTCACGCTCGAGGACGAGAACGACCAGGCGATGACGGCCGCGATCCAGGTCGCGATGGAGCACGCGGCGGAGGAGCCCGTGAACTGCTACGTGCCGTACGAGTTCAAGGGCGAGGCGCTCGAGCTCGCGGAGCTCGTCGGCGAGCCGGGCGAGCGCGTCGTGTTCGCGGGGGATCGCCCGAACTGATCGGCGCGAGCGTGGGGGGCACGCGAGAGCCGTGGAGCGAGGACGAGCAGTGAAGTCGAAGTCCGGATTCGACGCGGGTGGGGCAGTGGCGGCCGTGCGACGAGAGACCTCTCCTTCGAGTGAGCGACGCGCGCTGCGCGACGTGCGAGAGCCGGGGCCGCTCGAGGTGGCGCCCGAAGTGCGCGCCGCGCTCGCGCGGCTGCTCGCGCTCGAGGGACGGGTCGCGACGCTCGAAGGGCGCGAGGCGAAGCCGATCGATCCGCGCCCGACGCTCTCGCTCGAGGCGGTCGACACGCTCGAGGACTTCCTGCGCGCGCGCATCGCCGACGACGCGCTCGCGCTGTTCGCGGCGCGCGCCGCCACGTTCGATCAGTTCTCGCTCGCGCACGTGGGCTCGCGCTCCGAGCGCGCCTGGGACATGGGCCTCGGCAAGGGGCGCATCGTGCTCGGCGTGCACGGCAAGCACCTCGTGTGCATCGCGCGCCGACCCGATCCCGGCTTCGCGCTGCGGGTCACGCTCTTCGATCCCGAGGACCGCACCGAGTCGGACGGCGGCTCGCTCGCGTCGTGGCTCGAGCGCGTCGTCGACGGCGTGATGGGCGAGATCCTCTCGGCCGGCGCGAGCGACGACGACGACGGCGCGGACGTCGACGTGACCGCGGTCGATCTCGATCTCGACCTCGCGCTCGACGAAGGACCGCGCGACTGGCAGCCGCACCTCGAGCGCACGCTCGTGCTGCCCGACAAGACGCGCGAGACGTCGGGACGTCGCGTGCACCACCCGCGCTTCGGCATCGGGGTCGTGCTGCGCTCGCTGCCCGAGAGCGACAAGCTCGAGATCGACTTCGGCGGCGAGCACGGCGTGAAGGTGCTGGTGTCGAAGTACGTGCAAGAAGTGGAATGATCTCGATCGGATGATCGAGGTCACCGAAGCACTGCTCGCGCTGCTGCGCGGCGGAGGTCGCGGCGCGCTCGCGACGGTGACGCGCGCATCGGGCTCGACCCCGCAGCAGCCCGGCGCGCGCCTCTTGTTGCGCCCCGACGGGACGCTGGTCGGCACCGTGGGCGGCGGCGCGATCGAGCAGGCGGTGATCGAAGCGCTGCGCGAGTGCGTGCGCGACGGAACGCCGAGGGTGCTCGCGCGCGAGCTCGGGCGCGATCTCGGCATGTGCTGCGGCGGGCGGATGGAGGTGTTCGTGGAGCCGATCGAAGGCGCGCCGCGCCTCGTCATCTTCGGCGCGGGCCACGTCGCGAAGGCGACCGCGGCGATCGCGCGCACCGTCGGGTTCGCGATCACGATCGTCGATGATCGCGAGGAGCTGAACGACGAGGCGCGCTTTCCCGGATGCACCCGCGTGCTCGCGGAGCCGCGCGACGCGCGCGATCGCGTCGCGCCCACCGCGCACGACTGGCTGCTCGTCGTCACCCACGACCATCGTCTCGACGAAGAGGCCCTCGATCTCTACGCGACGCTGCCCCACGCGTACCTCGGCGTGATCGGCAGCCGCCGCAAGATCGTGCGCATCCTGCGGCGCATCCGCGCGCGGCGTGGCGCGCTCCCGCCGCTCGATCGCGTGTACGCGCCGGTCGGGCTGCGCATCGGCGCGGTGTCGCCCGAGGAGATCGCGGTGAGCATCGTGGGCGAGCTCGTCGCGCTGCGGCACGGAGAAGGAGCGGGCTCGCACATGCGCGCGCTCGAGGACGCCGCGATCCGACGCGCGCTCGACTCCGACGAGCCGCTCTCGGACGACGAGCGCTGAATCCGCGCGCGCCCATGCCCGTCGTTCGCAGCACCGTGCGTCTCTCGATCTTCCTCGCGCTCCTGCTCGCCGCGTGCGGCGCCTCGGCCGCTCACCCGAGCCGCCCGAGCGCGATTGCTCCAGGCCCAGCGCCCGCGACCGCGCCGCGCTTCGCGCCGCGCCTCTTGCGCCAGGCGCCCGCGAGCCAGTTCGTCTACTCGCGCATCGAGGTCGCGGGTGTGGGGCGGCGCGAGGTCTCGGCGATCGACGACGAGGTGCGGGTGTTCGATCCCGACACCGGGATCACGTGGGCGAGCGAGCGCTTGGGCTCGGTGTCGAACATCGAGCTCGATCCCAGCTTCTGGCGCGCGTGCGTGATCCTCGATCGCGCGCGGGTCGGTGCGTTCGATCTCCGGACGCGCGAGTGGCTCTGGACGCGCGAGCTGCCGTACGCGGTGCGCGTCGCCGCGACCTCCGAGCTCTGCGTGATGCAGACCAACGAGGGGATGCGTGTGTTCGATCTCGCGTCGGGCGAGCCGCGGGCGCTCGACGTGCCGCCCTGGGACCTGTCGGTGCAAGGCCACGCGCACGTGCTCTGGTCGCGCGATCTCACGCGGCGCTACGACCGAGCGCTCGCGTTCTCCGCGACCGGACCGGCGTGGCTCGACACGCTGCGCGACGGCGCGACGCTCGCGACGCGCGAGACGTTCTGGAGCAACTGCATCGACGCGTCGGGCGCGATCGATCGCATCGGTCTGCACGCGACCGAGAGCGAGGCGCGCCGCGCGCACCTCGCGCGCGCCCTCGAGGCGGACTGGATCGAGTGCGCGCCGCCGACCGGGCTCGATGGCATCCGAGAGGTCGAGGCGGAGCTGCCCGCGCCGTGGATCCCGCTGCCCGACGGACGGCTCGTGCATCACGGCGCGCACGGGCTCTTCCTGTTCGACTGGGCCGCGCGCACGTCGCCGGTGCGCTTGAGCGACGCGCCGGTGGAGCGTTATCGCGACGTGAACGGTCGCTCGCGCGCGATCGAGCCGGTGATCGGCGACGGATGGATCGGCGCGGTCGACGCGCAGGGCGTGCTCGCGCGCTTCGATCAGTCGGGCGCACCGCTGGCCCCGATCACGCTGCCGAGCGGGCCCAACGGCGAGTATCCACCGGGCTGGCAGGTGTTCGCCGCGCCGGGCGAT includes:
- a CDS encoding sensor histidine kinase; translation: MSRSRARWLALGVALPTVLLGVGWLAASARERASRVREIEGRLEGVAAAVRGAVDEGLEELRRREDERPFYLYNHYYSPPDVLAISDPVAVSPLAAGPRDERVIGWFQVDPDGTVRTPWTATPDEEGPPEAARVRALARSDALADLRALVRGRDAGQLVARARPSVAEPVLLADAWRALQSDANAPVTVALNADAVSLANEIQQAQAGDVGAFERISRRGRQAPVTTRRSVALDELQQSRGAARPPPQQPVPAPVPDGPPLVPTSIEVDYTPMQWRADDDAVVLTRVVSHEGAAVLQGVVLDRAAIASRWVPEVIARVSAGGPAPRVIEADRDATCALRRPASETLHGLDLCFEHTSIAASIAALDGEMRWQVGALIGLVLAVAAAALAIARASRRAEELAMQRSAFVSAVSHELRTPLTTIRMHAEMLEDDLVDDARRPRVYREIATESVRLTRLVENVLEISRLEEGRRALRKTRGDLTAQVRDVVSAQIPFASAKGCVLRAITGEPIELSFDAQAIEQIVVNLIDNAVKYAPGEIDVEVRGAGERVVIAVRDRGPGIPEAERSRVFERFHRVERAETAHKPGTGIGLSLVRDLARAHGGEASAHEREGGGCELRVELPRS
- a CDS encoding response regulator transcription factor, with the protein product MTTTPRVLVVEDEAPILDGLLALFRAQGWDASGVADGASALESLAASRVDLVVLDLMIPGVPGLEVLRRVRARGDDTPVLVLTAKGAEEDVVAGIEHGADDYVTKPFGIRELVARAKGLLRRPRTTSGAPRRIAIAGATIDLDALEVRWDASADSPATMRLTAREGSLLEYLAARAHRAVTREELLVDVWGYRDGTVRTRTVDVHVQQLRTKLRAVPGGEAWIATVRGRGYRLALGGELDE
- a CDS encoding XdhC family protein, whose protein sequence is MIEVTEALLALLRGGGRGALATVTRASGSTPQQPGARLLLRPDGTLVGTVGGGAIEQAVIEALRECVRDGTPRVLARELGRDLGMCCGGRMEVFVEPIEGAPRLVIFGAGHVAKATAAIARTVGFAITIVDDREELNDEARFPGCTRVLAEPRDARDRVAPTAHDWLLVVTHDHRLDEEALDLYATLPHAYLGVIGSRRKIVRILRRIRARRGALPPLDRVYAPVGLRIGAVSPEEIAVSIVGELVALRHGEGAGSHMRALEDAAIRRALDSDEPLSDDER